The following proteins come from a genomic window of bacterium:
- a CDS encoding cytochrome c: MKILKWIGALVVVCVLIIVGGIVYLTFRYPDAGSVPDVKIEATQARLERGEYVAKHVAVCIDCHSTRDWNYYAGPIVPGSEGKGGEIFDENLGFPGKITAKNITPSALGNWSDGDVLHAIVAGVNKKNQALFPIMPYPNFAQMTEEDLYSVIAYIRTLKPVDSSVPETSLNFPMNLIVRLIPKKTEIRKTPVDTANTIEYGKYLMTIASCSECHTPQDHGKPLPGKILAGGMEFILPWGTIRSANITPDVETGIGSWTKEQFVNKFKTFAGEQAQQIPMKPPFNESNFNTLMPWLMYSGMSERDLGAIYEYLRTVEPVKNKIVKYSSEGVVINAQ, from the coding sequence ATGAAAATCCTTAAGTGGATAGGGGCGCTCGTCGTAGTGTGTGTCCTGATCATCGTGGGAGGGATAGTTTATCTCACATTCAGATACCCCGATGCCGGTTCCGTTCCGGATGTCAAAATCGAGGCCACGCAGGCGCGCCTGGAAAGAGGCGAATATGTGGCGAAGCATGTTGCCGTCTGTATCGATTGCCATTCGACACGCGATTGGAATTACTATGCCGGTCCGATCGTGCCCGGCAGTGAAGGCAAAGGCGGAGAGATTTTTGATGAGAACTTAGGTTTTCCGGGTAAGATCACCGCTAAAAATATTACGCCATCGGCTTTAGGCAATTGGAGTGACGGCGACGTGCTGCACGCGATTGTAGCCGGAGTGAATAAAAAAAATCAGGCGCTTTTTCCGATCATGCCGTATCCGAATTTCGCGCAGATGACGGAAGAAGATTTATATTCCGTTATTGCTTACATCCGCACGCTCAAACCTGTCGACAGTTCGGTGCCTGAAACGTCGCTGAATTTTCCGATGAATCTGATCGTCCGGTTGATCCCTAAAAAAACCGAAATCAGGAAAACACCTGTGGACACGGCCAATACGATCGAATATGGAAAATATTTAATGACTATTGCATCGTGCAGTGAATGCCATACTCCGCAAGATCACGGTAAACCGCTTCCCGGAAAAATATTGGCCGGCGGCATGGAGTTTATATTACCTTGGGGAACAATTCGCTCGGCGAATATCACACCTGACGTCGAGACAGGAATCGGAAGCTGGACGAAAGAACAGTTCGTCAATAAATTCAAGACGTTTGCAGGCGAGCAGGCACAGCAAATTCCGATGAAGCCGCCGTTCAATGAAAGTAATTTCAATACGCTCATGCCTTGGCTCATGTATTCCGGTATGAGCGAACGCGATCTCGGCGCGATCTATGAATATCTCCGCACCGTCGAACCGGTAAAAAATAAAATCGTAAAATATTCATCGGAAGGCGTCGTTATCAACGCTCAATAA
- a CDS encoding cupin domain-containing protein has product MNVVNFKDKFSKFSEHWSPKIIGQLNDYHIKLVKIQGDFVWHSHAETDEAFIVIEGELGIDFRDRQVILQPGEMIVVPKGVEHKPFAKNECKMMLLEPAGTVNTGDVQSELTAEVNWI; this is encoded by the coding sequence ATGAACGTCGTCAATTTCAAGGATAAATTTTCAAAATTTTCCGAACACTGGTCACCGAAAATCATCGGGCAGTTGAATGACTATCATATTAAACTCGTAAAAATCCAGGGCGATTTTGTCTGGCACAGCCACGCTGAAACCGATGAAGCGTTTATCGTCATAGAAGGTGAGTTAGGAATTGATTTTCGTGACCGGCAGGTGATTCTGCAGCCCGGCGAAATGATCGTCGTTCCCAAAGGCGTGGAACACAAGCCCTTTGCCAAAAATGAATGTAAAATGATGCTGCTCGAACCTGCCGGAACGGTCAATACCGGCGACGTACAATCCGAGCTCACTGCTGAAGTAAATTGGATTTAA